One window of the Buchnera aphidicola (Meitanaphis elongallis) genome contains the following:
- the rho gene encoding transcription termination factor Rho produces MNLTALKNIPVSELIVLGDHAGLENLARMRKQDIIFSILKQHAKSGEDIFGDGVLEILQDGFGFLRSSDSSYLAGPDDIYVSPSQIRRFNLRTGDTISGKIRPPKEGERYFALLKVNKVNYDKPEDARSKILFENLTPLHANSRLRMERGNGSTEDLTARVLDLASPIGRGQRGLIVAPPKAGKTMLLQNIAQSIAYNHSDCVLMVLLIDERPEEVTEMCRLVKGEVIASTFDEPASRHVQVAEMVIEKAKRLVEHKKDVIILLDSITRLARAYNTVVPASGKVLTGGVDANALHRPKRFFGAARNVEEGGSLTIIATALIDTGSKMDEVIYEEFKGTGNMELPLSRKIAEKRVFPAIDYNRSGTRKEELLTQPDELQKMWILRKIIHPMSEIDAMEFLINKLAMTKTNSEFFDMMKRS; encoded by the coding sequence ATGAATCTTACTGCATTAAAAAATATACCAGTATCTGAATTAATTGTCCTTGGAGATCATGCGGGACTAGAAAATTTAGCACGTATGAGAAAACAAGATATCATTTTTTCTATATTAAAACAACATGCGAAAAGTGGGGAAGATATATTTGGAGATGGTGTATTAGAAATTTTACAAGATGGGTTTGGTTTTTTGCGTTCTTCTGATAGTTCGTACTTAGCTGGTCCTGACGATATTTATGTTTCTCCTAGTCAAATTCGAAGATTTAATTTACGTACTGGGGATACTATTTCTGGTAAAATTCGCCCTCCAAAAGAAGGAGAAAGATATTTCGCGTTGTTGAAAGTAAATAAAGTAAATTATGATAAACCTGAAGATGCTAGAAGTAAAATTTTATTTGAAAATTTAACTCCTTTACATGCTAATTCTCGTTTAAGAATGGAAAGAGGCAATGGTTCTACTGAAGATTTAACAGCACGTGTATTAGATTTAGCATCTCCAATTGGTAGAGGACAAAGAGGTTTAATTGTTGCACCTCCTAAAGCTGGAAAGACAATGCTTTTACAAAATATAGCACAAAGTATTGCTTATAATCATTCTGATTGTGTATTAATGGTTTTACTCATAGATGAAAGACCAGAAGAAGTCACTGAAATGTGTAGATTAGTAAAAGGGGAAGTAATAGCTTCTACATTTGATGAACCGGCTTCTAGACATGTACAAGTAGCCGAAATGGTTATTGAAAAAGCAAAAAGATTAGTAGAACACAAAAAAGATGTTATTATATTATTAGATTCAATTACAAGATTAGCTAGAGCTTACAATACAGTAGTACCAGCATCAGGAAAAGTGTTAACAGGTGGGGTAGATGCTAATGCTTTGCATAGGCCTAAGCGTTTTTTTGGTGCTGCTCGTAATGTAGAAGAAGGGGGTAGTTTGACCATTATAGCAACAGCGTTAATTGATACAGGTTCAAAAATGGATGAAGTAATTTATGAAGAATTTAAGGGTACAGGAAATATGGAATTACCTTTGTCAAGAAAAATAGCAGAAAAACGTGTATTTCCAGCTATTGATTATAATAGGTCAGGGACACGAAAGGAAGAACTATTAACTCAACCTGATGAATTACAAAAGATGTGGATCTTAAGAAAAATAATTCATCCTATGAGTGAAATTGATGCTATGGAATTTTTAATCAATAAGTTAGCAATGACTAAAACTAATA
- the trxA gene encoding thioredoxin TrxA, protein MKGNIINLTDDSFNENVVMSNGVILVDFWADWCNPCKMLAPILEEISIEYHDRLIVAKINIDSNPNTAPQYSVRGIPALLLFKRGQLIATRIGSISKIQLKDFLDANLK, encoded by the coding sequence ATGAAAGGAAATATAATTAATCTAACTGATGATAGTTTTAATGAAAATGTTGTAATGTCAAATGGCGTGATATTAGTTGATTTTTGGGCAGATTGGTGTAATCCTTGTAAAATGTTAGCTCCTATTTTAGAAGAGATATCTATAGAATATCATGATCGTTTAATAGTTGCAAAAATAAATATTGATTCTAATCCAAATACTGCACCGCAATATTCTGTTAGAGGTATTCCTGCATTATTATTGTTTAAAAGAGGTCAATTAATAGCAACTAGGATTGGTTCTATTTCTAAAATTCAATTGAAAGATTTTTTAGATGCTAATCTAAAATAA
- a CDS encoding UvrD-helicase domain-containing protein: MDLNVNQNKAVRCISGPCLILAGAGSGKTQVIINKIIYLIKKCNFNPSSIFAVTFTNRAANEMKNRISNRLSISVMEKITISTFHTLGLEIIKSELSQLKIQPNFSIFDEQDQTTVLKNITQKKDKIFLKNVRLAISNWKNKLINSHNAKINAKSDLEKNHAYYYELYERYLKSCNILDFDDLVFIPTLLLKNDELLRKKWDEKVRYFLVDEYQDTNNIQYELIKLLNKHVSDFTLVGDDDQSIYSWRGARVRNFSLLQSDYPTLNIIKLEHNYRSSGRILKAANLLITNNPHFLKKKLFSNLEYGPIINVISAKNEEEEAKLVLKKILIHKSLNLTKFQDYAILYRSNYQVKIFEKILMNFKVPYYISARSSFFSCSEVKDLLAYLKLILNPNDDVAFLKIINRPSRGIGNITLKKLKEWSKKRRQSLFFSSNDMGLRFILPSRNFNALKSFVILINNLIKDIYIRPATVLNNLISIIEYDVWLSKTIKNAKIYEISINNIRILLSWISELIEKYKYTNRPNFFSEIVVQFIIQNELKNENFNDNKIQLMTLHASKGLEFSYVFMIGMEEGILPHYNSISNNIDEERRLTYVGITRAKKELCFSYSETRYQYGEIIHTIPSRFLLELPKNDLSWNKDNIKKKSSNFNKDILY, translated from the coding sequence ATGGATTTAAACGTAAATCAAAATAAAGCTGTTCGCTGTATTTCAGGACCTTGTTTAATATTGGCTGGAGCAGGATCAGGAAAAACACAAGTAATTATTAACAAAATTATTTATTTGATTAAAAAATGTAATTTTAATCCAAGTAGTATTTTTGCTGTTACTTTTACAAATCGAGCTGCAAATGAAATGAAAAATAGAATTTCTAATCGGTTATCTATAAGTGTTATGGAAAAAATTACTATCTCTACTTTTCATACATTAGGATTAGAAATTATTAAATCAGAACTTAGTCAATTAAAAATTCAACCTAATTTTTCTATCTTTGATGAACAAGACCAAACAACTGTATTAAAAAATATTACACAAAAAAAAGATAAAATATTTTTAAAAAACGTTCGTTTAGCAATTTCTAACTGGAAAAATAAATTAATAAATTCACATAACGCAAAAATAAATGCTAAATCTGATTTAGAAAAGAATCATGCTTATTATTACGAATTATATGAAAGATATCTTAAATCATGCAATATATTGGATTTTGATGATTTAGTTTTTATTCCAACATTGTTGTTAAAAAATGATGAACTATTAAGAAAAAAGTGGGATGAAAAAGTTCGGTATTTTTTAGTTGATGAATATCAAGATACTAATAACATTCAATATGAATTAATAAAATTATTAAATAAGCATGTTTCAGATTTTACTTTGGTAGGAGATGATGATCAATCTATTTACTCTTGGAGAGGTGCTAGAGTACGTAATTTTTCATTATTACAATCGGATTATCCTACGTTAAACATAATAAAATTAGAACATAACTACCGTTCTTCTGGTAGAATTTTAAAAGCTGCTAATTTGCTAATAACGAATAATCCTCATTTTTTAAAAAAAAAGCTATTTTCTAACTTAGAATATGGACCTATTATAAATGTAATATCTGCTAAAAATGAAGAAGAAGAAGCTAAATTAGTATTAAAAAAAATACTAATTCATAAATCTCTTAATTTAACTAAATTTCAAGATTATGCTATATTATATAGAAGTAATTATCAAGTAAAAATATTTGAAAAAATATTAATGAATTTTAAGGTTCCTTACTATATTTCTGCTCGTTCTTCTTTTTTTTCTTGTTCTGAAGTCAAAGATTTACTAGCATATTTAAAATTAATACTTAATCCAAATGATGATGTAGCTTTTTTGAAAATAATAAATAGACCTTCTAGAGGAATAGGAAATATTACTTTAAAAAAGCTAAAAGAATGGAGCAAAAAGAGAAGACAAAGTTTATTTTTTTCTAGTAATGATATGGGTTTACGATTTATTTTACCATCTCGTAATTTCAATGCATTAAAAAGTTTTGTTATTCTAATAAATAATCTAATAAAAGATATCTATATTCGTCCTGCAACAGTGCTGAACAACTTGATTTCTATTATAGAATATGATGTATGGTTGTCAAAAACTATAAAAAATGCAAAAATTTATGAAATTAGTATAAACAACATACGTATATTATTAAGTTGGATTTCTGAATTAATAGAAAAATATAAATATACAAATAGACCCAATTTTTTTTCAGAAATTGTTGTTCAGTTTATTATTCAAAACGAACTAAAAAACGAAAATTTTAATGATAATAAAATTCAATTGATGACGTTGCATGCATCTAAAGGACTAGAATTTTCTTATGTATTTATGATAGGTATGGAAGAAGGAATTTTGCCTCATTATAATTCTATTAGTAATAATATAGATGAAGAACGACGATTAACTTATGTTGGAATTACTAGAGCTAAAAAAGAATTGTGTTTCAGTTATTCTGAAACACGTTATCAATATGGAGAAATAATTCATACTATTCCTAGTAGGTTTTTGTTAGAATTACCAAAAAATGATTTATCTTGGAACAAAGATAATATTAAAAAAAAAAGTAGTAATTTTAATAAAGACATTTTATATTAA